The genomic DNA AGCACATTCTCTAACAATGCCATAAGCAGTTTGTTTTCCCATACCACTTCTTGTCAATTCAGCCATAAGACGTTCTGCCATGATTAAACCATTAGTTAAATTAAGGTTTCTCTCAATATTATCATTATAAAATACCAAATTACTCATTAACTTAATAGTTAAATTTAAAATGTAATCAGTTAGAATACAAGCTTCGGGGAATATAATTCTCTCACAGGAAGAGTTTGTAAGATCACGTTCATGCCATAAAGGATTATTTTCCATGGCTGCGACAACATAAGATCTAACAACACGTGAAACACCACAAATTCTTTCAGCAGTAATAGGATTCATTTTATGAGGCATTGTACTACTTCCAACTTGTTTTTCAGGATCAAAATATTCTCCAAGTTCCATAATTTCAGTACGTTGAAGATTTCTAATTTCAAGAGCTATTTTATCAAGAGTAGTAGCTATATTAGCCATTACCATCATAAATTCAGCATGATTATCCCTCTGAACAACTTGATTAGTTATTTTAGCTGGAGGAAGATCAAGGATTTCAGCCACCTTTTTATGAACTTCCCATCCAATTTCACCTAAAGCAGCTGTAGTTCCAACAGCTCCATCCATCATAGCAACACAAAGATTTTTCTTTGATTGTTCAAGTCTATCATATTGTCTTTTAAGTTCATCTGCCCAAAGAGCAAATTTCATACCATAAGTAGTTGGAAGAGCATGTTGTCCATGAGTACGACCTATACATACAAGTTCCTTATTTTCATCAGCTAATTTTAATGTAATATTAGCTAATCTTTTTACTTTTTCTTCTAGAACTTCTATTGATTCTTTAAATAGAAGAGATTGTGAACTATCAACTATATCATTAGATGTAGCACCAAAATGAATATATTCGCCTGCATCACCTTCACACTGCTCTCCTAGCCCTTTAACAAGAGCAGCTATATCATGATTAGTTTCTCTTTCAATTTCATTTACTCTATCCAGTTTAACATATTTAGTGCTTGCTTTACTCCTTATCTCATCAGCTACTTCTTTTGGTATAATTCCAAGTTGAGCTTCTGCTTGAGATAATGCAGATTCAACATCTAACATTTTTTGCAATTTATTTTCAGATTCCCAAATATTTTTCATCTCAGGAGTTCCATATCTAAATTCAATAGGGTGAATAGCCATTTAAACTCTCCTTTATTATTAAAATTTATTAGGTTTTATTAAAAATTGTTAAAAATTATTAAAATTTATTAAAATTTATTAAAATTTGTTAAAATTTGTTAAAATTTATTAATTTTACTTAAAATCTATTATAATACATAAAAATATGATTATTTTATAATTATTTTATAATTATCCTATAATTTATTCTATAATTTATTCTATAATTTATTCTATAATTTATTTTATAATTTATTTTATAATTATATTTATTATCAATAATTAGTTATTAATAATTAATTATTAGTTTAAATTCATTAATAAATATATTTTATTTTAAAAAAGAAATTATTGATTATAAAAAGATATAACAAAAACAAAAAACAATATGAATATTAAAAAATGAAAAATGTATAAAATAATATATAAAAATGCATAAAAATATTGACAAAAACTTAAAAATGGAGGCTTTAAATGAAAGACTTAAAAAGCGTGAAATCAATTGATTTATCATCTTTAACAATAATAGGTACTTCAATTAGTTTTATTTGGAGTATTGTATTTTCAATAATTATAATAGCTATTTTATCTTTAATAATAGGTAGATTTGATATTAGCTTTACAATTATTGGAATAGGAATTATTTTTGGAACATTAATACTTAGCATATCTAAATATTTTGGTGTCTCATTTTTATATAATTTCTTTATAAAACGGATGAGAGATGTTGAAATAGGCATTGATAATATGGAAAGTATTACAAATATCTCAATACTATCATTATCCTTAATAGTTGCAGTTATCTCATTAGTTGTTTCAATAATCATTTATCCAATTATATTCCTTATGTTGTCATTTGTAACAATTCTATATTCATTAATACAAGCAATTAGTTTACAAGGATTTTCATGGCTGGTTTATCCAATTAGTCTTGCATTTGATCCAACATTCATTTTATATTCATTTGTAATTAGCCTTGTATTTACAGGAATAGGAGCATTTATATTTAATAAAATTAGTCCAAAGATTGGAGGATTAAAAGTATTATTATCTAAAAAGGACAATATGACTTCAATAGATTATATAAATCCTAAAAATGCAGGAATAATTTCAGGAGTTATTTGTTTAGTATTTGGTTTAATATATGGATTAATATTTAGTGTTATTTCTGTAAGTCTTCCAGCCAATCTAATATTAATTGTATTACTAACTATTGGAGGATTAATTGGAGGATTCATATATGGAGCAATAAGTGCTTATTTATACAATTTCTTTAGTAAAAAATTCTCTCCTGTAAAAATAGAATTAAAAGATTAGAATATTAAATATGGTTAAAACTAGAATATTAACGATTAAATATTCTAATAATAATTCTTATCAATATTCTATTACTTATTCTTATTAATATTCCAATGATAATTCTTTATTAGTATTCTATTATTTATTTTTATTAATATTCCACTAACTATTATCTTACTAATAATTTTCAATTTTTTAAAATAATCGATGAATTTTTAGTTTTTAAAATAATCTCTAAAATATAAACTATTATTTTTTTATAGGAGGAATATAATTTCTTAACATTAAAGAAAGAGAAATCACAGTAACTGAACTTAATGCCATTGCTAATCCAGCTAATTCTGGTCTAAAAAGTATTCCAAAAAACGGATAAAGTACCCCTGCAGCTACTGGAATAAGGATTATATTATATGCAAATGCCCAAAATATATTTTCTTTAATACGAGTCATTACTTTATTAGAAAATTGAATTGCTGCAACCACATTTTCTAAATTTCCTTCCATAAGAACAATATCACCACTTTCCATTGCTATATCAGTTCCACTACCTAAAGCTACACCAACATTAGCTTGAGAAAGAGCTGGAGCATCATTAATACCATCACCTATAAAGACTACTTCTTTAGAATTCTTTTTTATCCCTTCTATTTTACCTTCAATTGTTTCAATCTCTTTTTTTAATTTTCCTTCTTTTTCTTGTTTAAAACTTTCTTGATTTTGAATTTCAACAACTTTATCCAACTTTTCATTAGGTAATACATTAGCCATTACATTATCTATTCCAACAGATTCAGCTACACTTTTAGCTGTTTTTTCATTATCCCCAGTTAACATATAAGTACTTATAT from Methanobrevibacter arboriphilus JCM 13429 = DSM 1125 includes the following:
- the purB gene encoding adenylosuccinate lyase encodes the protein MAIHPIEFRYGTPEMKNIWESENKLQKMLDVESALSQAEAQLGIIPKEVADEIRSKASTKYVKLDRVNEIERETNHDIAALVKGLGEQCEGDAGEYIHFGATSNDIVDSSQSLLFKESIEVLEEKVKRLANITLKLADENKELVCIGRTHGQHALPTTYGMKFALWADELKRQYDRLEQSKKNLCVAMMDGAVGTTAALGEIGWEVHKKVAEILDLPPAKITNQVVQRDNHAEFMMVMANIATTLDKIALEIRNLQRTEIMELGEYFDPEKQVGSSTMPHKMNPITAERICGVSRVVRSYVVAAMENNPLWHERDLTNSSCERIIFPEACILTDYILNLTIKLMSNLVFYNDNIERNLNLTNGLIMAERLMAELTRSGMGKQTAYGIVRECAIKANKENEPLFDVILTKDEVKEFLSKEDVEKIMNPHTYLGSSKKIVDEVLKSSKDWF